A genomic segment from Candidatus Viadribacter manganicus encodes:
- a CDS encoding SDR family oxidoreductase has product MGSTLITGANRGIGLEVCRELKARGDDVIAVCRKGSAELDALNVRIEPGIDVSDPASIAQLAKRLADVKLDLLINNAGVLHSESLDRMRFDDIEKQFEINALGPLRVTMALLPLLHDSSKVVIITSRMGSMADNGSGGYYGYRMSKAAVNAAGVSLAHDLKARGIAVGLMHPGMVATDMTGKNGVPVADAARSLVERIGALTLASSGRFVHAGTGEELPW; this is encoded by the coding sequence ATGGGATCGACACTCATAACCGGCGCCAATCGCGGCATTGGATTGGAGGTTTGCCGCGAGCTGAAAGCGCGTGGCGATGATGTGATTGCGGTTTGCCGCAAAGGCTCGGCAGAACTTGATGCGCTGAACGTGCGCATCGAGCCTGGCATTGATGTCAGCGATCCCGCATCGATCGCGCAGCTGGCAAAGCGCCTTGCCGACGTGAAGCTCGACTTGCTCATCAACAATGCCGGCGTGTTGCACAGCGAGAGTCTCGATCGCATGCGTTTCGACGACATTGAGAAGCAATTCGAGATCAATGCACTGGGGCCTTTGCGTGTAACGATGGCGCTGCTGCCCCTGCTCCATGACAGCAGCAAGGTTGTGATCATCACGAGCCGCATGGGTTCGATGGCGGACAATGGCTCCGGCGGCTATTATGGCTACCGGATGTCGAAAGCGGCGGTGAACGCCGCGGGCGTTTCGCTGGCGCACGATCTGAAGGCCCGCGGCATCGCCGTCGGCCTGATGCATCCTGGCATGGTGGCAACGGACATGACGGGAAAGAACGGCGTTCCAGTCGCCGATGCGGCGCGTTCATTGGTTGAGCGCATTGGGGCGCTGACATTGG